A genomic region of Pseudomonas sp. KU43P contains the following coding sequences:
- a CDS encoding NADP-dependent glyceraldehyde-3-phosphate dehydrogenase, which produces MDPLLDSLFPSPDDIPEAWHLAEPLEQRDYLVNGELRRWDGPLATVRSPVWLKHADGDRQVILGSAPLLDADTALTALDAAVQAYDKGRGSWPNMRVAERIQHVEQFLARMREQRSAVVKLLMWEIGKNLKDSEKEFDRTCDYIVDTINALKDLDRRSSRFELEQGTLGQIRRAPLGVALCMGPYNYPLNETFTTLIPALIMGNTVVFKPAKFGVLLIRPLLEAFRDSFPPGVINVIYGRGRETVSALMASGKVDVFAFIGTHKAASDLKKLHPRPHRLRAALGLDAKNPGIVLPQVDLDNAVDEAVTGALSFNGQRCTALKILFVHEDVVEPFLDKFQRKLAALKPGMPWDPGVALTPLPEPGKVDYLAGLVADATAKGARVLNEGGGQSRGSFFYPALLYPVSGDMRVYHEEQFGPVVPVVPYRDLQTVVDYVLDSDYGQQLSLFGNDPQTIGSLVDIFANQVGRINLNAQCQRGPDTYPFNGRKNSAEGTLSVHDALRVFSIRTLVATRFQEANKALISEIIRNRQSSFLTTDYIF; this is translated from the coding sequence ATGGACCCCCTGCTCGATTCGCTGTTTCCCAGCCCGGACGATATCCCCGAAGCCTGGCACCTGGCCGAGCCCCTGGAACAACGCGACTACCTGGTCAACGGTGAGCTCAGGCGCTGGGACGGCCCACTGGCCACGGTGCGCAGCCCAGTATGGCTCAAGCACGCCGATGGCGACCGCCAGGTCATCCTCGGCAGCGCCCCGCTGCTCGACGCCGACACCGCCCTGACCGCGCTCGACGCCGCCGTGCAGGCCTACGACAAGGGCCGCGGCAGTTGGCCGAACATGCGCGTGGCCGAACGCATCCAGCATGTGGAGCAGTTTCTCGCCCGCATGCGCGAACAACGCAGCGCAGTGGTGAAGTTGCTGATGTGGGAGATCGGCAAGAACCTCAAGGATTCGGAGAAGGAGTTCGACCGCACCTGCGACTACATCGTCGACACCATCAACGCGCTCAAGGACCTCGACCGCCGCTCCAGCCGCTTCGAGCTCGAACAAGGCACCCTCGGCCAGATCCGCCGTGCGCCGCTGGGCGTGGCGCTGTGCATGGGGCCCTACAACTACCCGCTGAACGAAACCTTCACCACCCTGATCCCGGCGCTGATCATGGGCAATACGGTGGTGTTCAAGCCCGCCAAGTTCGGCGTGCTGTTAATCCGCCCGCTGCTCGAAGCCTTCCGCGACAGTTTCCCGCCCGGCGTGATCAATGTGATCTACGGCCGTGGCCGCGAAACGGTCAGCGCGTTGATGGCCAGCGGCAAGGTCGACGTGTTCGCCTTCATCGGCACGCACAAGGCCGCCAGCGACCTGAAGAAGCTGCACCCGCGCCCGCACCGCCTGCGTGCCGCCCTGGGCCTGGATGCCAAGAACCCCGGCATCGTCCTGCCCCAGGTGGACCTGGACAACGCCGTGGACGAAGCTGTCACCGGCGCGCTGTCGTTCAACGGCCAGCGCTGCACGGCGCTGAAGATCCTGTTCGTGCACGAGGACGTGGTCGAGCCCTTCCTCGACAAGTTCCAGCGCAAGCTCGCCGCGCTCAAGCCGGGCATGCCCTGGGATCCGGGCGTGGCCCTGACGCCGCTGCCGGAGCCGGGCAAGGTCGACTACCTCGCAGGCCTGGTGGCCGATGCCACGGCCAAGGGCGCGCGCGTGCTCAACGAGGGTGGCGGCCAGAGCCGCGGGTCGTTCTTCTACCCCGCGCTGCTGTACCCGGTGAGCGGCGATATGCGCGTGTACCACGAGGAGCAGTTCGGTCCGGTGGTGCCGGTGGTGCCCTACCGCGACCTGCAAACAGTGGTCGACTACGTGCTCGACTCCGACTACGGCCAGCAGCTGAGCTTGTTCGGCAACGACCCGCAGACCATCGGCAGCCTGGTCGACATCTTCGCCAACCAGGTCGGGCGCATCAACCTCAACGCCCAGTGCCAGCGCGGCCCGGACACCTACCCGTTCAACGGTCGCAAGAACAGTGCCGAAGGCACGCTGTCGGTGCATGACGCCCTGCGCGTGTTCTCGATCCGCACGCTGGTGGCGACCCGCTTCCAGGAAGCCAACAAGGCGTTGATCAGCGAAATCATCCGCAACCGGCAGTCGAGTTTCCTGACCACCGACTACATCTTCTGA
- the nrfB gene encoding cyclic di-3',5'-guanylate-activated glycosyltransferase NrfB: MSLAFIDFLTYVLFGLKILAIILATLMFLLGLDDLFIDLCYWCRKLIRRFRIYDKYEKADEKRLFEVPEKPLAIMVPAWNEVGVVGEMARLAASTIDYENYQIFVGTYPNDPQTQADVDAVCLHYPNVHKVVCARPGPTSKADCLNNIIDAILRFQDDARIQFAGFILHDAEDVISPMELRLFNYLLPAKDMIQIPVYPYAPEWKGFTAGHYVDEFAENHGKDVIVREALTGQVPSAGVGTCFSHRAISALLEDGDGIAFDVQSLTEDYDIGFRLKQKGMKCIFARYSITDPALTLKQEWRLGMSREFSQVICVREHFPRDWQHAIRQKSRWIVGIVFQGTSNLGWSRTGALNYFLWRDRRGLFAYLLSFLVNLLLLVLLAMWLVTVIAPESWRFMSILSDSKLLTTLLWLNGLMLINRLFQRGWFVTRYYGIGEGLLSAPRMMWSNFVNFFANLRALRQVMEMGDSRRVAWDKTTHEFPAIAAPARTPLGQRLVAKGYISEQQLDQAINSPVRRRLGRELLLRGWLTSEQLVEGLAEQLDLPWAPLNPFKLDTRLIAALPRRLATHYGVLPVAEDDDTLVLASESPVSQVSLGVISRQLKRPVSYRLAPQGRVTLGLRYHYPSPWQTDQTRQMLKVLEQHQDNAELIEQVSSHQVMLGTLLQVRGMVPVTLFNQALIDFDPERQSLGEHLIARGIITEQVLEQALAEQASEQQAAYDLIREVA, from the coding sequence ATGAGCCTGGCTTTCATCGATTTTCTGACCTATGTACTGTTCGGCCTCAAGATCCTGGCGATCATCCTCGCCACGCTGATGTTCCTGCTGGGCCTCGATGACCTGTTCATCGACCTGTGCTACTGGTGCCGCAAGCTGATCCGCCGCTTCCGCATCTACGACAAATACGAAAAGGCCGACGAGAAACGCCTGTTCGAAGTGCCCGAGAAGCCCCTGGCGATCATGGTGCCGGCCTGGAACGAGGTGGGCGTGGTCGGCGAAATGGCGCGCCTGGCGGCCTCGACCATCGACTACGAGAACTACCAGATCTTCGTCGGTACCTACCCCAACGACCCGCAGACCCAAGCCGACGTCGACGCCGTGTGCCTGCACTACCCCAACGTGCACAAGGTGGTCTGCGCTCGCCCCGGGCCGACCAGCAAGGCCGATTGCCTGAACAACATCATCGACGCCATCCTGCGCTTCCAGGACGATGCGCGCATCCAGTTCGCCGGTTTTATCCTGCATGACGCCGAAGACGTCATCTCGCCCATGGAGCTGCGGCTGTTCAACTACCTGCTGCCCGCCAAGGACATGATCCAGATCCCGGTGTACCCCTATGCACCGGAATGGAAAGGCTTCACCGCCGGGCACTATGTGGACGAGTTCGCCGAAAACCACGGCAAGGACGTGATCGTGCGCGAGGCGCTCACCGGCCAGGTGCCCAGCGCCGGGGTAGGCACCTGTTTCAGCCACCGCGCCATCAGCGCGCTGCTCGAAGACGGCGACGGCATCGCCTTCGACGTGCAGAGCCTCACCGAAGACTACGACATCGGCTTTCGCCTGAAGCAAAAAGGCATGAAGTGCATCTTCGCCCGCTATTCCATCACCGACCCGGCGCTGACCCTCAAGCAGGAATGGCGCCTGGGCATGAGCCGCGAATTCTCCCAGGTGATCTGCGTACGCGAGCACTTCCCGCGGGACTGGCAGCACGCCATTCGGCAGAAGTCGCGGTGGATCGTCGGTATCGTGTTCCAGGGCACCAGCAACCTCGGCTGGAGCCGCACCGGCGCGCTCAACTACTTCCTCTGGCGCGACCGCCGCGGGCTCTTCGCCTACCTGCTGAGCTTCCTCGTCAACCTGCTGCTGCTGGTGCTGCTGGCCATGTGGCTGGTGACGGTGATCGCGCCGGAGTCGTGGCGGTTCATGTCGATCCTCAGTGACAGCAAGCTGCTCACCACCCTGCTCTGGCTCAACGGCCTGATGCTGATCAACCGCCTGTTCCAGCGCGGCTGGTTCGTCACCCGCTACTATGGCATCGGCGAGGGCCTGCTGTCGGCACCGCGGATGATGTGGAGCAACTTCGTCAACTTCTTCGCCAACCTGCGCGCCTTGCGCCAGGTCATGGAGATGGGCGATTCGCGCCGGGTGGCCTGGGACAAGACCACCCACGAATTCCCCGCCATCGCCGCGCCGGCGCGCACGCCTCTCGGCCAGCGGCTGGTGGCCAAGGGTTACATCAGCGAACAGCAACTGGATCAGGCCATCAACAGCCCGGTGCGCAGGCGCCTGGGCCGCGAGCTGCTGCTGCGCGGCTGGCTCACCAGCGAACAACTGGTAGAAGGCCTGGCCGAACAGCTCGACCTGCCCTGGGCGCCGCTCAACCCGTTCAAGCTCGATACCCGCCTGATCGCCGCCCTGCCGCGTCGGCTGGCCACCCATTACGGCGTGCTGCCGGTGGCCGAAGACGACGACACCCTGGTGCTGGCCAGTGAAAGCCCGGTCAGCCAGGTTTCGCTGGGGGTCATCAGCCGCCAGCTTAAACGGCCGGTCAGCTACCGCCTGGCACCCCAGGGCCGGGTCACCCTGGGCCTGCGCTACCACTACCCCAGCCCGTGGCAGACAGACCAGACGCGGCAGATGCTCAAGGTGCTCGAACAGCATCAGGACAACGCCGAACTGATCGAACAGGTCAGCAGCCACCAGGTCATGCTCGGCACCCTGCTGCAGGTGCGCGGCATGGTTCCGGTGACCCTGTTCAACCAGGCACTGATCGACTTCGACCCCGAGCGGCAAAGCCTCGGCGAACACCTGATCGCCCGCGGCATCATCACCGAGCAGGTGCTCGAGCAAGCCCTCGCCGAACAGGCCAGCGAACAGCAGGCCGCCTATGACCTGATCCGGGAGGTGGCATGA
- the wecB gene encoding non-hydrolyzing UDP-N-acetylglucosamine 2-epimerase, with product MANTVMMVFGTRPEAIKMAPLARVLREWPDLDLHICSTGQHREMLGQVLTAFGLSVDQDLKVMTQNQTLNGLARDLMDKIDKAYEQVQPDIVLVHGDTTTSFIAALAAFHRHIPVGHVEAGLRTGNLQQPWPEEANRRLTGVIADLHFSPTTKSRDNLLREGVPLEHIEVTGNTVIDALLWMREFLTQSNWHPAADSPLHALRDDQRMVLITGHRRENFGAGFERICLALAELALRHPDVQFVYPVHLNPHVQKAVYGLLSGRDNIYLVPPQDYQHFVWLMNRAHIILTDSGGVQEEAPALGKPVLVLRKVTERPSVLEGGTVKLVGTHTERIVKETSQLLDDPAAYQRMARVFTPFGDGHASEIIAERLSRWFEETANQQDDA from the coding sequence ATGGCTAACACCGTCATGATGGTATTCGGCACCCGCCCTGAGGCAATCAAGATGGCCCCCCTGGCCAGGGTACTGCGCGAGTGGCCTGATCTGGACCTGCATATCTGCTCAACCGGCCAGCACCGCGAGATGCTCGGCCAGGTGCTCACGGCGTTCGGCCTGAGCGTCGACCAGGACCTTAAGGTGATGACCCAGAACCAGACCCTCAACGGCCTGGCACGCGACCTGATGGACAAGATCGACAAGGCCTACGAGCAGGTCCAGCCGGACATCGTGCTGGTGCACGGCGACACCACCACCAGCTTCATTGCCGCCCTCGCCGCCTTCCACCGGCATATCCCTGTCGGCCACGTCGAGGCCGGCCTGCGTACCGGCAATCTGCAGCAACCCTGGCCCGAGGAAGCCAACCGGCGCCTGACCGGCGTGATAGCCGACCTGCACTTCTCCCCCACCACCAAGAGCCGCGACAACCTGCTGCGCGAAGGCGTGCCGCTGGAGCACATCGAAGTCACTGGCAACACCGTGATCGATGCCCTGTTGTGGATGCGCGAATTCCTCACCCAGAGCAATTGGCACCCCGCCGCCGACTCACCGCTGCACGCCCTGCGCGATGATCAGCGCATGGTGCTGATCACTGGCCACCGCCGGGAAAACTTCGGCGCCGGCTTCGAGCGCATCTGCCTGGCCTTGGCCGAACTGGCCCTGCGTCATCCCGACGTGCAGTTCGTCTACCCCGTGCACCTCAACCCGCACGTGCAGAAGGCGGTGTACGGCCTGCTTTCCGGGCGCGACAACATCTACCTGGTGCCCCCGCAGGACTACCAGCACTTCGTCTGGCTGATGAACCGCGCGCACATCATCCTCACCGACTCCGGCGGCGTGCAGGAAGAGGCCCCGGCTCTGGGCAAACCCGTACTGGTGCTGCGCAAGGTCACCGAGCGTCCCTCGGTGCTGGAAGGTGGCACGGTGAAGCTGGTCGGCACCCATACCGAACGTATCGTCAAGGAAACCAGTCAACTGCTCGACGACCCTGCGGCCTACCAACGCATGGCACGCGTGTTCACCCCGTTCGGTGACGGCCACGCCAGCGAAATCATCGCCGAGCGCCTTAGCCGCTGGTTCGAGGAAACCGCCAATCAACAGGACGACGCATGA
- the ilvA gene encoding threonine ammonia-lyase, biosynthetic: MTSLNVSPRTPLTPQQLLSEQVRRILSAPVYDLAIETPLQPAPALSASLGNQVLLKREDLQPTFSFKIRGAYTRLARLTTAQRERGVITASAGNHAQGVAMAAARLGIKATIVMPTTTPSLKVEGVRSRGGHVVLHGESFPHALAHALTLADSEGATFVPPFDDPDVIAGQGTVGMEILRQQPGALDAIFVPVGGGGLVAGIAAYVKYLRPQVKVIGVEPQDSNCLQAALAAGERVILPQVGTFADGVAVAQVGAHCFELCRHFVDEVITVSSDELCAAIKDIYDDTRSITEPSGALAVAGIKKYVAREGVQGQTLVAIDSGANVNFDRLRHVAERAELGEQREAIIAVTIPEQPGSFRAFCQALGRRQITEFNYRYFPGKEARLFVGVQTHPQHDPREQLLASLGEQGYSVLDLTDNELAKLHVRHTVGGHAAPGAQERVLRFEFPERPGALLGFLERLGKRWNISLFHYRNHGAAQAQVFAALEVPVEEQAGLPQALEEMGYRYWDETENPAYRLFLG; the protein is encoded by the coding sequence ATGACCAGCCTCAATGTCAGCCCACGTACACCGCTTACCCCCCAGCAATTGCTGTCGGAGCAAGTGCGGCGCATCCTTTCTGCCCCGGTGTACGACCTGGCCATCGAGACCCCGCTGCAACCGGCGCCGGCGCTGTCCGCTAGCCTGGGCAACCAGGTGCTGCTCAAGCGCGAAGACCTGCAGCCCACCTTCTCGTTCAAGATTCGTGGTGCCTACACCCGCCTGGCGCGGCTGACCACGGCCCAGCGCGAGCGCGGGGTCATCACCGCGTCGGCCGGCAACCACGCCCAGGGCGTGGCCATGGCCGCCGCGCGGCTGGGCATCAAGGCGACCATCGTGATGCCTACCACCACACCTTCGCTGAAAGTCGAGGGCGTGCGTTCGCGCGGTGGCCACGTGGTGTTGCACGGTGAAAGCTTCCCCCATGCCCTGGCCCACGCCCTGACCCTGGCCGACAGCGAAGGTGCGACTTTCGTGCCGCCGTTCGACGACCCGGACGTGATTGCCGGACAGGGTACCGTGGGCATGGAGATCCTGCGTCAGCAGCCGGGTGCGCTGGACGCGATCTTCGTGCCGGTCGGTGGCGGCGGGCTGGTGGCCGGCATCGCGGCGTACGTGAAGTACCTGCGCCCGCAGGTCAAGGTGATCGGGGTCGAGCCGCAAGATTCCAATTGCCTGCAGGCCGCCTTGGCGGCCGGCGAGCGGGTGATCCTGCCGCAGGTTGGCACCTTCGCCGACGGGGTGGCGGTGGCCCAGGTCGGTGCCCACTGTTTCGAGCTGTGCCGGCACTTCGTCGATGAGGTGATCACGGTCAGCAGCGACGAGCTGTGCGCGGCGATCAAGGACATCTACGACGACACCCGCTCCATCACCGAGCCGTCCGGTGCTCTGGCCGTGGCGGGGATCAAGAAGTACGTGGCCCGCGAAGGCGTGCAGGGGCAGACCCTGGTGGCCATCGACTCGGGAGCCAACGTCAATTTCGACCGCTTGCGCCATGTGGCCGAGCGCGCCGAACTGGGCGAGCAGCGCGAGGCGATCATTGCCGTGACCATCCCCGAGCAGCCCGGCAGCTTTCGCGCCTTCTGCCAGGCCCTGGGCCGGCGGCAGATCACCGAGTTCAACTACCGCTACTTCCCAGGCAAGGAAGCGCGCCTGTTCGTGGGCGTGCAGACCCACCCGCAGCACGACCCGCGCGAGCAGTTGCTGGCCAGCCTTGGCGAGCAGGGTTACAGCGTGCTGGATCTGACCGACAACGAGCTGGCCAAGCTGCATGTGCGCCATACCGTGGGCGGGCATGCGGCGCCGGGGGCGCAGGAACGGGTGCTGCGGTTCGAATTCCCCGAGCGGCCGGGGGCGTTGCTGGGGTTCCTCGAGCGGTTGGGCAAGCGCTGGAACATCAGCCTGTTCCATTACCGCAACCATGGTGCGGCGCAGGCCCAGGTGTTTGCCGCGCTGGAAGTGCCGGTGGAAGAGCAGGCGGGGTTACCGCAGGCGCTGGAGGAAATGGGGTACCGGTATTGGGATGAGACCGAGAACCCGGCTTATCGGTTGTTTCTTGGGTGA
- a CDS encoding phage receptor has translation MKPRFTLTFTSLLLCSAALPTLAAPMTDFQRFTSYPFMERSYREAKKDNWAEVERLTRHVLGRVPNNDEARALLVEALAHQRRYKDAEAIAEQMDNGAEHAGALLELRLTWIEQDPPAASQVESWLATADGNERIRLWQAYSLSLAKFGGAGKALQWLNQLPPRNDGQVLRLARANFAEQLRNWKETIQQLEPLADKGQLPAQDWQRLANAYVQQVDEQGLSKLLERAPSAEAANQARLAMANRAIAVGHNQLAQRWLQALPSDQLQRPELRQQLWELAREGNDAALVRRLSNDLQRPCLETVDWLSRHDPALAREQFKDCPATADARAYAVLKQRLYGDPVQPPQPRTAAEWERRYRQSGDLAALEQASFLLLQQGQSERARALLEQAYDRRQGRLTPSLLQRLGNIYARSDGPLDSRRMLGLVPRVDANTRAQLLARLAENGQCDAVRQAIPANPTEAGQFRALGRCAMPDQPGEAVVYYQAAERLGDTSNRLPLAYALEAAGDSQSAAPIWRSLPDSAWTDNARLTAASGALNNGDADTARRYWDAAAHHSADDWALGAAIAQRQGDPQAALGFQRQALANNPRADHYYAAASTAQLAGDSAQSTAWLAEAVRLAPDQPRYRADYGMRLAGSPDKAQRRQSIPYLAQATHDFPEDYRLGETLALRYDEAEDSASARRELRRILDVEHNLVDGDDEYGSLKAREYRQRRAHEALSRRDTITLASTWSPAGTSTNDKFLDNGQRSGSSRRAQSQNVQLAMWDHALGEEPSRNGSTLSVYGRVLFGGQSRTDYAQSMGTGVGLRYKPLGQANLNLYAELYHQRQIDDEHYNGLSLGELLSPAKVGGNWGDLRHHAESSNDLLLRATASFLDQGDWRNDWRVDEDDWNERFLYLDAAWWTRAGDHAWLSRYQQGHTWKLPGSSPQTIMPYGFVEFSSQDPSNDWRQDARAGVGVRWQWWFDDDRYNAYRGSLKVRAEYQQSLGGNLYERANGVLVGAEMSF, from the coding sequence ATGAAGCCGCGCTTTACCCTGACCTTCACCAGCCTCCTGCTGTGTTCCGCCGCGCTGCCAACGCTGGCCGCGCCAATGACCGACTTCCAGCGGTTCACCAGCTACCCGTTCATGGAGCGCAGTTACCGCGAGGCGAAGAAGGACAACTGGGCCGAGGTCGAACGCCTGACCCGCCACGTGCTCGGTCGCGTCCCGAACAATGACGAGGCCCGCGCCTTGCTGGTCGAGGCGCTTGCCCACCAGCGCCGCTACAAGGACGCCGAAGCCATCGCCGAGCAGATGGACAATGGCGCCGAACACGCCGGCGCCCTGCTTGAACTGCGCCTGACCTGGATCGAGCAAGACCCACCCGCCGCCAGTCAGGTGGAAAGCTGGCTGGCCACGGCCGACGGCAATGAACGCATCCGCTTGTGGCAGGCCTACAGCCTGAGCCTGGCCAAGTTCGGCGGCGCCGGCAAAGCCCTGCAATGGCTGAACCAGCTGCCACCGCGCAACGATGGCCAGGTGCTGCGCCTGGCCCGGGCCAATTTCGCCGAACAATTGCGCAACTGGAAAGAAACCATCCAGCAACTGGAACCCCTGGCCGACAAGGGCCAGTTGCCGGCGCAAGACTGGCAACGCCTGGCCAATGCCTATGTCCAGCAGGTCGATGAACAGGGGCTGAGCAAGCTGCTCGAGCGTGCGCCTTCCGCCGAGGCCGCCAACCAGGCGCGCCTGGCCATGGCCAACCGCGCCATCGCCGTGGGCCACAACCAGCTTGCCCAACGCTGGCTGCAAGCGCTGCCGAGCGACCAGCTGCAACGCCCGGAACTGCGCCAGCAATTGTGGGAGCTGGCCCGCGAAGGCAATGACGCGGCGCTGGTGCGGCGCTTGAGCAATGACCTGCAACGCCCCTGCCTGGAAACCGTGGACTGGCTGTCCCGGCATGACCCAGCACTTGCCCGCGAGCAGTTCAAGGACTGCCCCGCCACGGCGGACGCGCGCGCCTACGCGGTGCTCAAGCAGCGCCTGTACGGCGACCCGGTGCAACCACCGCAACCACGCACGGCGGCCGAATGGGAGCGGCGCTACCGCCAGAGCGGTGATCTCGCCGCGCTGGAGCAAGCCAGTTTCCTGCTGCTGCAACAGGGCCAGAGCGAACGTGCCAGGGCCTTGCTGGAGCAGGCCTACGACCGCCGCCAAGGCCGGCTGACCCCTTCGCTGCTGCAGCGCCTGGGCAATATCTATGCGCGCAGCGACGGCCCGCTGGACAGCCGCCGCATGCTCGGCCTGGTACCCAGGGTCGATGCCAACACCCGCGCCCAGCTACTCGCCCGCCTGGCCGAGAATGGCCAATGCGATGCCGTACGCCAGGCCATCCCGGCCAACCCCACCGAGGCCGGCCAATTCCGCGCACTGGGCCGCTGCGCCATGCCCGACCAGCCCGGTGAAGCGGTGGTCTATTACCAGGCCGCCGAACGCCTTGGCGACACCAGCAACCGCCTGCCGCTGGCCTACGCCCTGGAAGCTGCCGGCGACTCCCAGTCGGCCGCGCCGATCTGGCGCAGCCTGCCGGACAGCGCCTGGACCGACAATGCCCGCCTGACCGCCGCCAGTGGCGCACTGAACAATGGCGATGCCGACACCGCGCGCCGCTACTGGGACGCCGCCGCCCATCACAGCGCCGACGACTGGGCCCTGGGCGCCGCCATCGCCCAGCGCCAGGGTGACCCTCAGGCAGCCCTGGGCTTCCAGCGCCAGGCCCTGGCGAACAACCCGCGCGCCGACCACTACTATGCAGCCGCCAGCACCGCGCAACTGGCTGGCGACAGCGCCCAGAGCACAGCCTGGCTCGCCGAGGCGGTGCGCCTGGCGCCCGACCAGCCACGCTACCGCGCCGACTACGGCATGCGCCTGGCCGGCTCGCCGGACAAGGCCCAGCGCCGCCAATCGATTCCTTACCTGGCACAGGCCACCCACGATTTTCCCGAAGACTACCGTCTCGGCGAAACCCTGGCGCTGCGCTACGATGAGGCCGAAGACAGTGCCTCGGCCCGTCGTGAGCTGCGCCGCATCCTCGACGTGGAACACAACCTGGTCGACGGCGACGACGAATACGGCAGCTTGAAAGCCCGCGAATACCGCCAGCGCCGCGCCCATGAAGCGCTCTCGCGGCGCGACACCATCACCCTGGCCAGCACCTGGTCGCCCGCCGGCACCTCCACCAACGACAAGTTCCTCGACAACGGCCAGCGCAGCGGCAGCTCGCGCCGGGCCCAGTCGCAGAACGTGCAGCTGGCCATGTGGGACCACGCCCTGGGCGAGGAACCCAGCCGCAACGGCAGCACCCTGTCGGTCTACGGCCGCGTGCTGTTCGGTGGCCAGAGCCGCACCGACTACGCCCAGAGCATGGGCACCGGCGTCGGTCTGCGCTACAAGCCGCTGGGCCAGGCCAACCTCAACCTGTATGCCGAGCTCTACCACCAGCGGCAGATCGATGACGAGCACTACAACGGCCTGAGCCTGGGCGAGCTGCTCAGCCCGGCCAAGGTCGGCGGCAACTGGGGCGACCTGCGCCACCACGCCGAATCGAGCAACGACCTGCTGCTGCGCGCCACCGCCTCGTTCCTCGACCAGGGCGACTGGCGCAACGATTGGCGGGTCGACGAGGACGACTGGAACGAGCGCTTCCTCTACCTCGACGCCGCCTGGTGGACCCGCGCCGGCGATCATGCCTGGCTGTCGCGCTACCAGCAGGGCCATACCTGGAAACTGCCCGGCAGCTCGCCGCAAACCATCATGCCCTATGGTTTCGTCGAGTTCTCCAGCCAGGACCCGAGCAACGATTGGCGCCAGGATGCCCGCGCCGGTGTCGGTGTGCGCTGGCAGTGGTGGTTCGACGATGACCGCTACAACGCCTATCGCGGCTCGCTGAAAGTGCGCGCCGAGTACCAGCAGTCACTGGGTGGCAACCTTTACGAGCGCGCCAACGGCGTGCTGGTTGGCGCGGAGATGTCCTTCTGA
- a CDS encoding VOC family protein, which yields MAVKPIPEGQHSITPYMAIKGAAQAIEFYKKAFGATEMFRLEGPDGRVGHAELRIGDSSLMLGDPCDNMEGGLTASQNLDGAAVGLHLYVEDCDKVYAQAVAAGATPLHEVKDQFYGDRSGTLKDPFGNLWFVSTHKEDLSPEEIRARAAKMFSGN from the coding sequence ATGGCAGTCAAACCCATTCCCGAAGGGCAGCACAGCATTACCCCCTACATGGCCATCAAGGGCGCCGCCCAGGCCATCGAGTTCTACAAGAAGGCCTTCGGCGCCACGGAGATGTTCCGCCTCGAAGGCCCGGACGGCCGGGTCGGCCATGCTGAACTGAGGATCGGCGATTCCTCGCTGATGCTGGGTGACCCCTGCGACAACATGGAAGGCGGCCTCACCGCCAGCCAGAACCTCGATGGCGCTGCCGTAGGCCTGCACCTGTACGTCGAGGACTGCGACAAGGTCTATGCCCAGGCGGTGGCCGCCGGCGCTACCCCGTTGCATGAGGTCAAGGACCAGTTCTACGGCGACCGCAGCGGCACCCTGAAAGACCCGTTCGGCAACCTGTGGTTCGTCTCCACCCACAAGGAGGACCTCAGCCCCGAGGAAATCCGCGCACGCGCCGCCAAGATGTTCAGCGGCAACTGA
- a CDS encoding PACE efflux transporter — MQGKARKIVQAILYEAIAVACVAPALELAFDAGMAQSTLLSILMSGIAMSWNMAFNWAFERWEARQRKRERTLLRRLLHALGFEGGLVLLLLPLVAYWLDVSLWAALLTNLALFVFFFVYAFVFQWGFDKVFDVPLSAQQAKC, encoded by the coding sequence ATGCAAGGCAAGGCACGCAAGATCGTCCAGGCCATTCTCTACGAGGCGATTGCCGTGGCCTGCGTGGCGCCGGCACTGGAGTTGGCATTCGACGCAGGCATGGCCCAGTCGACCCTGCTGTCGATTTTGATGTCGGGCATCGCGATGAGCTGGAACATGGCCTTCAACTGGGCGTTCGAACGCTGGGAGGCGCGTCAGCGCAAACGCGAGCGCACCCTGCTGCGCCGTTTGCTGCACGCCCTGGGCTTCGAGGGTGGGCTGGTATTGCTGTTGCTGCCGCTGGTGGCCTATTGGCTGGATGTCAGCCTGTGGGCCGCATTGCTCACCAACTTGGCGCTGTTCGTGTTCTTCTTCGTCTACGCCTTCGTGTTCCAGTGGGGCTTCGACAAGGTGTTCGACGTGCCGCTTTCGGCCCAGCAAGCCAAGTGTTGA